The following proteins are encoded in a genomic region of Spirosoma sp. SC4-14:
- a CDS encoding phosphoenolpyruvate kinase: MKFTIQESDKTRLLDSLKPANLAFQATYPGDKPDRQPVHTVYGGANLFKSDTCVRMGEIALKNLQTYSPNFVVLANVLQLDGYDKLPHLRKDIADLTERLDEMTETERRKHPAWLAYSVYNKIVQKLRTEPVEDFRIDFEDGFGNRPDNEEDATAVQAAFEVAEGMKNKTLSPFIGIRIKPFTEDLKFRGVRTLDLFLSTLLDKTGGVLPNNFVVMLPKVTIPEQVITMVRLLELLEKANNLAPGTLKMETMVEATQIIMDEEGRNPLMRIIKASEGRCIAAHFGTYDYTASCGITAKYQTMDHPVCDFAHHMTKVALGGTGIFLSDGATNVMPIGPHRGDDLTFEQQAENRLSVHHAWKIGYNHTMHSLINGFYQGWDLNPAQLPMRYAATYNFFLSSYDDAVFRLKTFVERAAISTLTKDIFDDAATGQGLLNFFLKAMNCGAISEEEALATGLTLAEIRSRSFYRILEGRRKK, from the coding sequence ATGAAATTCACCATTCAGGAAAGCGATAAAACCCGATTACTCGACAGCCTGAAACCTGCCAATCTGGCCTTTCAGGCAACCTACCCCGGCGATAAACCCGACCGTCAGCCAGTACATACCGTATATGGCGGAGCGAATCTGTTTAAGTCGGATACGTGCGTACGCATGGGCGAAATTGCCTTGAAAAACCTGCAAACCTATTCGCCTAATTTTGTTGTACTGGCCAATGTGCTGCAACTCGACGGCTACGATAAACTGCCGCATCTGCGCAAAGACATCGCTGATCTGACCGAACGACTCGATGAGATGACCGAAACAGAACGACGGAAACACCCCGCCTGGCTTGCTTATTCGGTCTATAACAAGATTGTTCAGAAACTCAGAACCGAACCGGTCGAAGATTTTCGCATCGACTTTGAAGACGGTTTCGGCAACCGCCCCGACAACGAAGAAGATGCAACCGCTGTGCAGGCTGCCTTCGAAGTAGCCGAGGGTATGAAAAATAAAACACTCTCGCCATTTATTGGCATTCGGATCAAACCATTTACTGAAGACCTGAAATTTCGCGGAGTACGTACCTTAGACTTGTTTCTGTCGACCCTACTCGACAAAACGGGCGGTGTATTACCGAACAATTTTGTCGTAATGCTTCCGAAAGTGACCATCCCGGAGCAAGTTATAACGATGGTTCGGCTGTTGGAACTGCTCGAAAAAGCCAACAACCTGGCTCCCGGCACACTGAAAATGGAAACGATGGTTGAGGCCACGCAGATCATCATGGACGAGGAAGGGCGCAACCCGCTGATGCGTATTATCAAAGCCAGCGAAGGCCGGTGCATTGCCGCGCATTTTGGTACCTACGATTATACGGCATCGTGCGGCATCACGGCTAAATATCAGACAATGGACCACCCTGTCTGCGATTTTGCTCACCACATGACCAAAGTAGCGCTGGGCGGCACGGGTATTTTCCTGTCTGATGGTGCTACCAATGTCATGCCCATCGGACCACACCGGGGAGACGATCTGACGTTTGAACAACAGGCTGAAAACCGCCTATCAGTACATCATGCCTGGAAAATTGGCTACAATCATACCATGCATTCGCTAATCAACGGGTTCTATCAGGGCTGGGACCTGAATCCGGCTCAGTTGCCGATGCGCTACGCAGCTACCTACAATTTTTTTCTGAGCAGCTACGATGATGCGGTATTCCGGCTGAAAACATTCGTGGAACGGGCCGCGATTTCGACCCTAACGAAAGACATTTTTGATGATGCCGCCACGGGTCAGGGCCTGCTCAATTTCTTCCTGAAAGCCATGAATTGCGGGGCTATATCGGAAGAAGAAGCCCTGGCAACGGGCCTGACACTAGCCGAAATCCGCAGTCGTTCGTTTTACCGAATTCTGGAAGGAAGACGAAAAAAATAG
- a CDS encoding aconitate hydratase, whose protein sequence is MAFDLDMIQRVYANLGERVEAARQAVGRPLTLSEKILYSHLFAGTPTQAFERGKAYVDFAPDRVAMQDATAQMALLQFMQAGRPKVAVPSTVHCDHLIQAEVGAEQDLDVAKNKNKEVYDFLSSISNKYGIGFWKPGAGIIHQVVIENYAFPGGMMIGTDSHTPNAGGLGMIAIGVGGADACDVMAGLAWELKMPKLIGVKLTGKLSGWASAKDVILRVAGILTVKGGTGCIVEYFGEGAESLSATGKGTICNMGAEIGATTSIFAYDEKMANYLKATSRADIADAADAVKADLRSDDEVYADPASYYDQLIEIDLSELEPHINGPFTPDLAWPLSNFAKAVKENNWPEKLEVGLIGSCTNSSYEDMTRSASIAAQATAKNLKAKAEFTVTPGSELVRFTAERDGLLNTFEQIGGVVLANACGPCIGQWARHMDDPTRKNSIITSFNRNFAKRNDGNASTHAFVASPEIVTAFAIAGDLTFNPMTDTLTNENGEQVKLDEPAGIEQPIKGYAVDDAGYQAPAEDGSGVQVIVSPTSDRLQLLAPFAAWEGTDLKGLKLLIKAKGKCTTDHISMAGPWLKYRGHLDNISNNMLIGAVNFFNEKTNSVKNQLTGEYGEVPAVQRAYKAAGVGSVVVGDENYGEGSSREHAAMEPRFLGVRAILVRSFARIHETNLKKQGMLALTFANPADYDKIQEDDTIDIEGLTEFAPGRPLEIVLHHADGTTDEFLANHTYNEGQIEWFKAGAALNIIRMKQNA, encoded by the coding sequence ATGGCTTTTGATTTAGACATGATTCAGCGCGTGTATGCTAACCTCGGCGAACGCGTGGAAGCAGCCCGGCAGGCAGTGGGCAGACCGCTGACTCTGTCGGAGAAGATTTTGTACAGCCACCTTTTTGCGGGCACGCCTACCCAGGCGTTCGAGCGGGGGAAGGCCTATGTAGACTTTGCGCCAGACCGCGTAGCGATGCAGGATGCAACGGCACAAATGGCATTGCTTCAGTTTATGCAGGCAGGCCGGCCTAAAGTAGCGGTTCCGTCAACGGTTCACTGCGATCACCTCATTCAGGCCGAAGTAGGAGCAGAACAGGATCTGGACGTTGCCAAGAACAAAAACAAAGAGGTCTACGACTTCCTGTCGTCGATCTCGAACAAATACGGTATCGGTTTCTGGAAGCCCGGTGCTGGTATTATTCACCAGGTGGTGATCGAAAACTACGCCTTCCCTGGTGGTATGATGATCGGTACCGACTCGCATACACCAAATGCGGGTGGGCTGGGCATGATCGCTATTGGGGTTGGTGGTGCCGACGCCTGCGACGTGATGGCTGGCCTTGCCTGGGAATTGAAAATGCCGAAACTCATCGGTGTCAAACTAACCGGTAAACTGAGCGGCTGGGCATCGGCAAAAGACGTTATTCTGCGCGTAGCAGGTATCCTGACCGTAAAAGGTGGTACGGGCTGCATCGTTGAATACTTTGGCGAAGGCGCAGAAAGCCTGTCGGCAACGGGTAAAGGCACTATCTGTAACATGGGAGCTGAGATTGGTGCTACGACGTCGATCTTCGCTTACGATGAGAAAATGGCAAATTACCTGAAAGCGACCAGCCGCGCCGACATTGCTGATGCAGCGGATGCGGTTAAAGCTGATCTACGGTCGGATGATGAAGTCTATGCCGATCCAGCTTCATACTACGATCAACTGATCGAAATCGACCTGTCGGAGCTGGAACCACACATCAACGGTCCGTTCACCCCAGATCTGGCCTGGCCACTATCGAACTTCGCCAAAGCCGTTAAAGAAAACAACTGGCCCGAAAAGCTGGAAGTTGGTCTGATCGGCTCCTGCACAAACTCCAGCTACGAAGATATGACCCGTTCGGCTTCGATTGCGGCTCAGGCTACGGCTAAGAATCTGAAAGCAAAAGCGGAGTTCACGGTGACGCCCGGTTCTGAACTGGTTCGGTTTACGGCCGAGCGCGACGGTTTGCTCAATACATTCGAACAAATTGGTGGTGTTGTACTGGCTAACGCCTGCGGACCCTGCATTGGTCAGTGGGCTCGTCATATGGACGATCCAACCCGTAAGAACTCGATCATTACGTCGTTCAACCGGAATTTTGCAAAACGTAACGACGGCAATGCCAGCACGCACGCGTTTGTGGCTTCTCCCGAAATTGTAACGGCGTTTGCTATTGCCGGTGATCTGACTTTCAACCCAATGACCGACACGCTGACCAACGAAAACGGTGAGCAGGTGAAACTCGACGAACCAGCCGGTATTGAGCAGCCCATAAAAGGGTATGCCGTTGACGATGCTGGCTATCAGGCTCCGGCCGAAGATGGCTCGGGAGTTCAGGTTATTGTTAGCCCAACGTCTGATCGTTTGCAACTGCTCGCTCCGTTTGCAGCCTGGGAAGGCACGGATCTGAAAGGCCTGAAATTACTGATCAAGGCAAAAGGAAAGTGTACGACCGACCACATTTCGATGGCGGGTCCGTGGCTGAAATACCGTGGCCACCTCGACAATATATCGAACAACATGCTGATTGGTGCCGTGAATTTCTTCAACGAGAAAACCAACAGTGTTAAAAACCAGCTTACCGGCGAATACGGCGAAGTACCGGCAGTTCAACGGGCCTATAAAGCGGCTGGCGTTGGTTCGGTTGTGGTGGGCGATGAAAACTATGGCGAAGGCTCATCGCGTGAGCACGCAGCTATGGAACCTCGCTTCCTGGGCGTTCGGGCCATTCTGGTGCGCTCATTTGCCCGGATTCACGAAACGAACCTGAAAAAGCAAGGTATGCTGGCGCTAACATTTGCCAATCCTGCTGATTACGATAAGATTCAGGAAGATGATACGATCGATATTGAAGGTCTGACCGAGTTTGCTCCTGGTCGTCCGCTCGAAATCGTTCTGCACCATGCCGATGGTACAACCGACGAATTTCTGGCTAATCATACCTATAATGAAGGCCAGATCGAATGGTTCAAAGCAGGGGCTGCTCTGAACATCATCCGTATGAAACAGAACGCGTAA
- a CDS encoding CHRD domain-containing protein: protein MFKKNALLSIAALLALGMTFMSCKDEENPTTVPTSTRLTATLNGASEKPNSTTSTAAGTFVGDLNTTTRVLSYTVTYTGPFSSSLTGGHIHRITKADGTGPVEIPFSSLTSPITGTTGALAQTKVDSMLNGFYYVNLHTSTYPAGEIRGDIKKQ, encoded by the coding sequence ATGTTTAAAAAGAACGCCTTACTCTCTATTGCGGCCCTGTTGGCCCTGGGAATGACGTTTATGTCGTGTAAAGACGAAGAGAATCCAACAACCGTCCCGACAAGCACACGGCTAACCGCTACTTTAAACGGAGCCAGCGAAAAACCAAATTCGACAACGTCAACGGCGGCCGGTACCTTTGTTGGCGATCTGAACACAACAACGCGCGTGTTGAGTTATACGGTTACCTACACTGGGCCGTTCTCATCATCGCTAACGGGAGGCCATATTCACCGGATTACGAAGGCCGACGGCACTGGCCCAGTAGAAATTCCGTTCAGCAGCCTGACGTCGCCCATTACGGGCACAACGGGTGCGTTGGCCCAAACAAAGGTCGATAGTATGCTAAATGGATTCTATTACGTCAATCTGCACACCTCAACGTATCCTGCTGGCGAAATTCGCGGTGATATTAAGAAACAGTAG
- a CDS encoding nuclear transport factor 2 family protein, producing MTTLEVAQRYVELDKQGLSHQIQPELYADDCESIEPMGFMGGPQHVKGIDALREKAKRFGEMIEEMYGGYCSEPIVGGNFFSVAMGMDVKMKGQPRMQMDEIAVFEVKDGKIVKEQFFF from the coding sequence ATGACAACTCTTGAGGTTGCCCAGCGCTATGTAGAATTAGATAAACAAGGTTTGTCGCATCAGATTCAGCCGGAGCTTTATGCCGACGATTGTGAGAGTATTGAGCCAATGGGTTTCATGGGTGGCCCTCAGCATGTAAAAGGAATAGACGCACTCCGGGAAAAAGCGAAGCGTTTCGGCGAAATGATCGAAGAAATGTATGGTGGTTATTGTTCGGAGCCGATCGTTGGTGGAAATTTTTTCAGTGTAGCAATGGGCATGGACGTAAAAATGAAAGGTCAGCCTCGTATGCAGATGGATGAAATTGCCGTTTTTGAAGTGAAAGATGGCAAAATCGTTAAAGAACAGTTCTTCTTTTAA